In Cupriavidus taiwanensis, the following are encoded in one genomic region:
- a CDS encoding DUF502 domain-containing protein has product MVAKKTSALKTWFLTGLLVLVPLGITLWVLSLIIGTMDQSLALLPEAWRPDRLMFGKRVTGLGAILTLLFILLVGLLAHNFIGQRLVRWWEALLGHIPVVGPIYTSVKQVSDTLLSSSGNAFRKALLVQYPREGSWTIAFLTGRPGGDVQNHLQGEYVSVYVPTTPNPTSGFFLMMPKADTIELDMTVDAALKYIVSMGVVAPAELPRKNGSAPRPAVPANPAGRASSEEPVQTTDP; this is encoded by the coding sequence GTGGTAGCCAAGAAAACTTCCGCCCTGAAAACCTGGTTCCTGACCGGGCTGCTGGTGCTGGTGCCGCTGGGCATCACGCTGTGGGTGCTGAGCCTGATCATCGGCACGATGGACCAGAGCCTGGCGCTGCTGCCGGAAGCGTGGCGCCCGGACCGGCTGATGTTCGGCAAGCGCGTGACCGGCCTCGGCGCGATCCTGACGCTGCTGTTCATCCTGCTGGTCGGGCTGCTGGCGCATAACTTCATCGGCCAGCGCCTGGTGCGCTGGTGGGAAGCGCTGCTGGGCCATATCCCGGTGGTGGGCCCGATCTACACCAGCGTCAAGCAGGTTTCGGACACGCTGCTGTCGTCGTCGGGCAATGCCTTCCGCAAGGCGCTGCTGGTGCAGTACCCGCGCGAGGGCTCGTGGACCATCGCCTTCCTGACCGGCCGTCCCGGTGGCGACGTGCAGAACCACCTGCAGGGCGAATACGTCAGCGTCTACGTGCCGACCACGCCCAACCCGACCTCGGGCTTCTTCCTGATGATGCCCAAGGCCGACACCATCGAACTCGACATGACCGTCGACGCCGCGCTCAAGTACATCGTCTCGATGGGCGTGGTGGCACCGGCGGAATTGCCGCGCAAGAACGGCAGCGCCCCCCGGCCGGCGGTCCCCGCCAATCCGGCCGGCAGGGCCAGCAGCGAGGAACCGGTCCAGACCACCGATCCTTGA
- a CDS encoding gamma-butyrobetaine hydroxylase-like domain-containing protein, whose product MAGLEKDTPHPTALTVHTQSRVLEIGFDNGRSFRLPFELLRVYSPSAEVQGHGPGQDVLQTGKREVGVEAVEPVGNYAIQIRFSDGHDTGIYSWDLLYRLGDNQDALWQDYLQRLAAAGADRDTPMPAAGGGHACGHH is encoded by the coding sequence ATGGCAGGCCTGGAAAAAGATACCCCCCATCCCACCGCGCTGACGGTCCACACGCAATCGCGCGTGCTCGAGATCGGCTTCGACAACGGCCGCAGCTTCCGGCTGCCGTTCGAGCTGCTGCGCGTCTATTCGCCCTCCGCCGAAGTCCAGGGCCATGGCCCCGGGCAGGACGTGCTGCAGACCGGCAAGCGCGAGGTCGGCGTCGAGGCGGTCGAGCCGGTCGGCAACTACGCCATCCAGATCCGCTTTTCCGACGGCCACGACACCGGCATCTATTCGTGGGACCTGCTGTACCGCCTGGGCGACAACCAGGACGCGTTGTGGCAGGACTACCTGCAGCGCCTGGCAGCGGCCGGCGCCGACCGCGACACCCCGATGCCCGCCGCCGGCGGCGGGCACGCCTGCGGCCATCATTGA
- a CDS encoding ubiquinone biosynthesis accessory factor UbiJ codes for MNTLPSALATPAVSALNHLLEQEPWARNQLAPFAGRVIRFDAAAFELSLKVTEHGCTELAPAAEAPAVTLRVPVQQWPLVAADVAEGGQAAAMRHVRIEGDAELANTVSTLARNLRWDAAEDLSRALRGILGGPVSDSVAQRVVDGARQVHAQATRVGRALVDNVTDYLLDEQPTLVRHAALDEFGADVGRLRDRLARLEKRLERLERGGTPPAPGQSGQSGTSGKLPSPHR; via the coding sequence ATGAATACTCTGCCTTCCGCCCTGGCCACGCCTGCCGTTTCGGCACTGAACCACCTGCTCGAGCAGGAGCCGTGGGCCCGCAACCAGCTGGCGCCGTTTGCCGGACGCGTGATCCGCTTCGATGCCGCCGCCTTCGAGCTGTCGCTGAAGGTGACCGAGCACGGCTGCACCGAACTGGCGCCGGCGGCCGAGGCGCCGGCGGTGACGCTGCGCGTGCCGGTGCAGCAGTGGCCGCTGGTCGCCGCCGACGTGGCCGAGGGCGGCCAGGCCGCCGCCATGCGCCATGTGCGCATCGAGGGCGACGCCGAGCTGGCCAACACGGTGTCGACGCTGGCGCGCAACCTGCGCTGGGATGCCGCCGAGGACCTGTCGCGCGCGCTGCGCGGCATCCTGGGCGGCCCGGTCAGCGACAGCGTGGCGCAGCGCGTGGTCGACGGCGCGCGCCAGGTCCATGCACAGGCCACGCGCGTGGGCCGCGCGCTGGTCGACAACGTCACCGACTACTTGCTCGACGAGCAGCCGACGCTGGTGCGCCACGCCGCGCTCGACGAATTCGGCGCCGACGTCGGCCGGCTGCGCGACCGCCTGGCGCGGCTGGAGAAGCGCCTGGAACGGCTGGAGCGCGGCGGCACGCCGCCCGCGCCAGGCCAGTCCGGCCAGTCCGGCACGAGCGGCAAGCTGCCGTCGCCGCACCGCTGA
- a CDS encoding Tim44 domain-containing protein — MSSIRGKFLVGSLVTALAVGMAFDAEAKRMGGSRSIGKQSESVTQRQQTQPTSPTQQAQPAQQAAPATAGAAGAAAAAAPKRNWGGILGGIAAGLGIGWLLSHFGLGGAALTFLSNLILIALVAFAAIWLIRKFRGSKRTAQPAYAGAGGAPNLGRNAEPMFRGEPTPVSSGSQSASPVLPATAAPLAAGAVAQQPWGVPADFDTEAFLRNAKVHFVRLQAAWDAGNLDDIREFTTPEMFAEIKMDLSERGAEVNKTDVVTLEAQLLGIESAAAQHIASVRFSGMIREKAGEAAQPFGEVWNLAKPASGNGGWLLAGIQQES; from the coding sequence ATGTCGTCAATTCGTGGAAAATTCCTGGTGGGGTCGCTGGTCACGGCGCTGGCCGTCGGCATGGCGTTCGACGCCGAGGCCAAGCGCATGGGCGGCTCGCGCAGCATTGGCAAGCAGTCCGAGTCGGTGACCCAGCGCCAGCAGACCCAGCCCACCTCGCCGACGCAGCAGGCGCAACCCGCACAGCAGGCAGCGCCGGCCACCGCCGGGGCAGCCGGCGCGGCCGCGGCCGCGGCGCCCAAGCGCAACTGGGGCGGCATCCTGGGCGGCATCGCCGCCGGCCTGGGCATCGGCTGGCTGCTGTCGCACTTCGGCCTGGGCGGTGCGGCACTGACCTTCCTGTCCAACCTGATCCTGATCGCGCTGGTGGCGTTCGCCGCGATCTGGCTGATCCGCAAGTTCCGCGGCAGCAAGCGCACGGCTCAACCGGCCTACGCCGGTGCCGGCGGCGCGCCGAACCTGGGCCGCAACGCCGAGCCGATGTTCCGCGGCGAGCCGACGCCGGTGTCGTCGGGTAGCCAGTCCGCCAGCCCGGTGCTGCCGGCAACGGCAGCCCCGCTCGCGGCCGGTGCCGTGGCGCAGCAGCCGTGGGGCGTGCCGGCCGACTTCGATACCGAAGCCTTCCTGCGCAACGCCAAGGTCCACTTCGTGCGCCTGCAGGCCGCGTGGGATGCCGGCAACCTGGACGATATCCGCGAGTTCACCACGCCGGAAATGTTCGCCGAGATCAAGATGGACCTGTCCGAGCGCGGCGCCGAGGTCAACAAGACCGACGTGGTCACGCTGGAAGCGCAGCTGCTCGGCATCGAGTCGGCCGCGGCCCAGCATATCGCCAGCGTGCGTTTCTCGGGCATGATCCGCGAGAAGGCGGGCGAGGCGGCGCAGCCGTTCGGCGAGGTCTGGAACCTGGCCAAGCCTGCCAGCGGCAACGGCGGCTGGCTGCTGGCCGGGATCCAGCAAGAGTCCTGA
- the aspS gene encoding aspartate--tRNA ligase: protein MSSMRTHYCGLVTEQFSGQEVALTGWVQRRRDHGGVIFIDLRDREGLVQVVCDPDRPEMFKAAEEIRNEFCIRVTGKVRPRPAGTENANLTSGKIEVLCHELTVLNPSVTPPFQLDDDNLSETTRLTHRVLDLRRPQMQYNLRLRYKVAMEVRKFLDAQGFIDIETPMLGKSTPEGARDYLVPSRVNPGHFFALPQSPQIFKQMLMVSGFDRYYQITKCFRDEDLRADRQPEFTQIDCETSFLTEQEIRDLFEDMMRTVFKNAIDVDLDARFPVMEFREAMARFGSDKPDLRVKLEFTELTEVMKDVDFKVFSGPANSDNGRVVGLRVPGGGAISRGEIDAYTQFVGIYGAKGLAWIKVNEVAKGRDGLQSPIVKNLHDAAIAEILKRTGAQDGDIIFFGADKAKVVNDSIGALRLKIGHSDFGKANGLFEDAWKPLWVVDFPMFEYDEEDARWVAMHHPFTSPKDEHLEYLETDPGKCLAKAYDMVLNGWEMGGGSVRIFRSDIQSKVFRALKINDEEARAKFGYLLDALQYGAPPHGGLAFGLDRIVTMMAGADSIRDVIAFPKTQRAQDLLTQAPSSVDEKQLRELHIRLRTAEPKPTA from the coding sequence ATGTCCTCCATGCGTACTCACTACTGCGGTCTGGTGACCGAACAATTCTCGGGCCAGGAAGTGGCCCTGACCGGCTGGGTCCAGCGCCGCCGCGACCATGGCGGCGTGATCTTCATCGACTTGCGCGACCGTGAAGGCCTGGTGCAGGTGGTGTGCGACCCGGACCGCCCCGAGATGTTCAAGGCCGCGGAAGAGATCCGCAACGAGTTCTGCATCCGCGTCACCGGCAAGGTGCGCCCGCGCCCGGCCGGCACCGAGAACGCCAACCTGACCTCGGGCAAGATCGAGGTGCTGTGCCACGAGCTGACCGTGCTGAACCCGTCGGTCACGCCCCCGTTCCAGCTGGATGACGACAACCTGTCGGAAACCACGCGCCTGACGCACCGCGTGCTGGACCTGCGCCGCCCGCAGATGCAGTACAACCTGCGCCTGCGCTACAAGGTGGCGATGGAAGTGCGCAAGTTCCTGGATGCGCAGGGCTTTATCGACATCGAGACCCCGATGCTGGGCAAGAGCACGCCCGAAGGCGCGCGCGACTACCTGGTGCCGTCGCGGGTCAACCCGGGCCACTTCTTCGCGCTGCCGCAGTCGCCGCAGATCTTCAAGCAGATGCTGATGGTGTCGGGCTTCGACCGCTACTACCAGATCACCAAGTGCTTCCGCGACGAAGACCTGCGCGCCGACCGCCAGCCGGAATTCACGCAGATCGACTGCGAGACCTCGTTCCTGACCGAGCAGGAGATCCGCGACCTGTTCGAGGACATGATGCGCACGGTGTTCAAGAACGCCATCGATGTCGACCTCGACGCCAGGTTCCCGGTGATGGAGTTCCGCGAGGCCATGGCGCGCTTCGGCTCGGACAAGCCTGACCTGCGCGTCAAGCTGGAATTCACCGAGCTGACCGAGGTGATGAAGGACGTCGACTTCAAGGTGTTCTCGGGTCCCGCCAACAGCGACAACGGCCGCGTGGTCGGCCTGCGCGTGCCGGGCGGCGGCGCCATCTCGCGCGGCGAGATCGACGCCTACACCCAGTTCGTCGGCATCTACGGCGCCAAGGGCCTGGCCTGGATCAAGGTCAACGAAGTGGCCAAGGGCCGCGACGGCCTGCAGTCGCCGATCGTCAAGAACCTGCACGATGCGGCGATTGCCGAGATCCTGAAGCGCACCGGCGCGCAGGATGGCGACATCATCTTCTTCGGCGCCGACAAGGCCAAGGTGGTCAACGACTCGATCGGCGCGCTGCGCCTGAAGATCGGCCATTCGGACTTCGGCAAGGCCAACGGCCTGTTCGAGGACGCGTGGAAGCCGCTGTGGGTGGTCGACTTCCCGATGTTCGAGTACGACGAGGAAGACGCGCGCTGGGTGGCGATGCACCACCCGTTCACCAGCCCCAAGGACGAACACCTGGAATACCTGGAGACCGACCCGGGCAAGTGCCTGGCCAAGGCCTACGACATGGTGCTGAACGGCTGGGAAATGGGCGGCGGCTCGGTGCGGATCTTCCGCTCGGACATCCAGAGCAAGGTGTTCCGCGCGCTCAAGATCAACGACGAGGAAGCCCGCGCCAAGTTCGGCTACCTGCTGGACGCGCTGCAGTACGGCGCGCCCCCGCACGGCGGCCTGGCCTTCGGCCTGGACCGCATCGTCACGATGATGGCCGGCGCCGACTCGATCCGCGACGTGATCGCCTTCCCCAAGACCCAGCGTGCCCAGGACCTGCTGACGCAGGCACCGAGCTCGGTCGACGAGAAGCAGCTGCGCGAACTGCATATCCGCCTGCGCACCGCCGAGCCGAAGCCGACCGCCTGA
- a CDS encoding sodium:solute symporter family protein — protein sequence MLIWFVIIYWVISVGIGLWAALRVRNTTDFAVAGRSLPFHIVTATVFATWFGSETVLGIPAVFLKEGLSGVVSDPFGSSLCLILVGLFFARPLYRMNLLTIGDYYHNRYGRLAEVLTTLCIVVSYLGWVAAQIKALGLVFYTVSDGALSQEAGMMIGAASVLVYTLFGGMWSVAITDFIQMIIIVIGMMYIGYEVSGQAGGVTAVVSHAAAAGKFEFWPALDFVQIIGFAAALFTMMLGSIPQQDVFQRVTSSRTEQIAGRASVLGGVLYFCFAFIPMFLAYSATLIDPGMVAKYIDTDSQLILPQLILQHAPMFAQVMFFGALLSAIKSCASATLLAPSVTFAENILRPYFRHLDDRQFLRVMQTVVLVFTTLVTLFALNSHLSIFHMVENAYKVTLVSSFVPLAFGMFWKHATRQGGLAAILLGLSSWLTCEIAFADAVVPPQMVGLLFSVSGMVIGSLLPQWIADHAPVKEVHIA from the coding sequence ATGCTGATCTGGTTTGTCATCATCTACTGGGTAATCTCGGTCGGCATCGGCCTGTGGGCGGCGCTGCGCGTGCGCAACACCACCGATTTCGCCGTCGCCGGGCGCAGCCTGCCGTTCCATATCGTCACCGCCACCGTCTTCGCCACCTGGTTCGGCTCGGAGACGGTGCTGGGCATCCCCGCCGTGTTCCTGAAGGAAGGGCTGTCGGGCGTGGTCTCCGACCCGTTCGGCTCGTCGCTGTGCCTGATCCTGGTGGGCCTGTTCTTCGCCCGGCCGCTGTACCGGATGAACCTGCTGACCATCGGCGACTACTACCACAACCGCTATGGCCGGCTGGCCGAAGTGCTGACCACGCTGTGCATCGTGGTTTCGTACCTGGGCTGGGTGGCGGCGCAGATCAAGGCGCTGGGGCTGGTGTTCTATACGGTTTCGGACGGCGCGCTGTCGCAGGAGGCCGGCATGATGATCGGCGCCGCCAGCGTGCTGGTCTATACGCTGTTCGGCGGCATGTGGTCGGTGGCGATCACCGACTTCATCCAGATGATCATCATCGTGATCGGCATGATGTATATCGGCTACGAGGTCAGCGGCCAGGCCGGCGGCGTCACCGCGGTGGTGTCGCACGCGGCCGCGGCCGGCAAGTTCGAGTTCTGGCCGGCGCTGGATTTCGTGCAGATCATCGGCTTCGCCGCGGCGCTGTTCACCATGATGTTGGGCTCGATCCCGCAGCAGGACGTGTTCCAGCGGGTGACCTCGTCGCGCACAGAGCAAATCGCCGGGCGCGCCTCGGTGCTGGGCGGCGTGCTGTACTTCTGCTTCGCCTTTATCCCGATGTTCCTGGCGTATTCGGCCACGCTGATCGATCCCGGCATGGTGGCGAAGTACATCGACACCGATTCGCAGCTGATCCTGCCGCAGCTGATCCTGCAGCACGCGCCGATGTTCGCGCAGGTGATGTTCTTCGGCGCGCTGCTGTCGGCGATCAAGAGCTGCGCCTCGGCGACGCTGCTGGCGCCGTCGGTGACCTTTGCCGAGAACATCCTGCGGCCGTATTTCCGCCATCTCGACGACCGGCAGTTCCTGCGCGTGATGCAGACCGTGGTGCTGGTGTTCACCACGCTGGTGACGCTGTTCGCGCTGAACTCGCACCTGTCGATCTTCCATATGGTTGAAAATGCCTACAAGGTCACGCTGGTGTCGTCGTTCGTGCCGCTGGCCTTCGGCATGTTCTGGAAGCACGCCACCCGCCAGGGCGGGCTGGCGGCGATCCTGCTGGGGCTGTCGTCGTGGCTGACCTGCGAGATAGCGTTTGCCGATGCCGTGGTGCCGCCGCAGATGGTGGGCCTGCTGTTCTCGGTCAGCGGCATGGTGATCGGCTCGCTGCTGCCGCAGTGGATTGCAGATCACGCGCCGGTCAAGGAAGTCCATATCGCCTGA
- the nudB gene encoding dihydroneopterin triphosphate diphosphatase, with protein sequence MSYKIPESVLVVIYTPDLQVLLLERADRPGFWQSVTGSLDTLDEPLALTAAREVAEETGIIAGEHQLTDWGHAIQYDIYPQWRHRYAEGVTRNTEHWFGLRVAEALPVTLAPREHLQYKWLPWQEAAQQCFSRSNADAIRQLAWRAEGASAGTVASREAAVGGQP encoded by the coding sequence ATGTCCTACAAGATCCCGGAATCCGTGCTGGTGGTGATTTACACGCCAGATCTTCAAGTCTTGCTGCTGGAACGCGCCGATCGCCCGGGGTTCTGGCAGTCCGTCACCGGCAGCCTCGACACCCTGGACGAACCGCTGGCCCTGACCGCCGCGCGCGAAGTGGCCGAGGAAACCGGCATCATCGCCGGCGAGCACCAGCTTACCGACTGGGGCCATGCCATCCAGTACGACATCTACCCGCAGTGGCGCCACCGCTACGCCGAAGGCGTGACGCGCAATACCGAGCACTGGTTCGGCCTGCGCGTCGCCGAGGCATTGCCGGTGACGCTGGCGCCACGCGAACACCTGCAATACAAGTGGCTGCCGTGGCAAGAAGCGGCGCAGCAGTGCTTTTCGCGCAGCAATGCCGACGCCATCCGGCAACTCGCCTGGCGCGCGGAAGGCGCCAGCGCTGGCACCGTTGCCAGCCGCGAGGCGGCCGTCGGAGGGCAGCCATGA
- a CDS encoding methyltransferase domain-containing protein, producing MSDTAKPAPTFATRNAADPAFWDERFKEGFTPWDLGGVPEEFRRFIEVRQPCPTLVPGCGNGWEAAWLFERGWPVTAIDFSPQAVASARRALGPAGAVVQQGDFFAFTPQPPCELIYERAFLCALPPALRADYAARVAQLLPPGGLLAGYFYLGEARGGPPFAMPAEALDALLAPAFERIEDQPSSAPLPVFQGQERWQVWRRRGG from the coding sequence ATGAGCGACACCGCCAAGCCTGCGCCGACCTTTGCCACCCGCAACGCTGCCGACCCGGCGTTCTGGGACGAGCGTTTCAAGGAGGGCTTCACGCCCTGGGACCTGGGCGGCGTGCCCGAGGAATTCCGCCGCTTTATCGAAGTCCGCCAGCCCTGTCCCACGCTGGTGCCCGGCTGCGGCAACGGCTGGGAAGCGGCATGGCTGTTCGAGCGCGGCTGGCCGGTGACGGCGATCGACTTCTCGCCGCAGGCGGTGGCGTCGGCGCGGCGCGCGCTGGGGCCGGCCGGGGCGGTGGTGCAGCAGGGCGATTTCTTCGCCTTCACGCCGCAGCCGCCGTGCGAACTGATCTACGAGCGCGCCTTCTTGTGCGCGCTGCCGCCGGCGCTGCGGGCCGACTACGCCGCCCGGGTGGCGCAGTTGCTGCCGCCGGGCGGACTGCTGGCGGGCTACTTCTACCTGGGCGAAGCGCGCGGCGGGCCGCCGTTCGCGATGCCGGCCGAGGCCCTTGACGCGCTGCTGGCGCCGGCCTTCGAGCGCATCGAGGACCAGCCTTCGTCCGCGCCGCTGCCGGTGTTCCAGGGGCAGGAGCGCTGGCAGGTATGGCGCCGGCGCGGCGGCTAA
- the ubiB gene encoding ubiquinone biosynthesis regulatory protein kinase UbiB produces the protein MTRLLRLGKILFVILYYGLDELVLSGFSSRRIRFLVRVITIGRKLDMPRGVRLRLALTRLGPIFVKFGQVLSTRRDLMPPDIADELAKLQDQVPPFDSVVAVKIIERALGRPLDQLFETFEHQPVASASIAQVHFATLKGGPSHGREVAVKVLRPGMLPVIDSDLALMRDMATWLERFWADGKRLKPREVVAEFDKYLHDELDLMIEAANASQLRRNFSDTSLLLVPEVFWDWCSSTVFVMERMHGIPISRTESLKAAGVDMHQLAEEGVEIFFTQVFRDGFFHADMHPGNILVSVQPETFGRYIALDFGIVGALSEFDKNYLAQNFIAFFRRDYHRVALLHVESGWVPPETRVEELESAVRACCEPYFDKPLKEISLGMVLMRLFQTSRRFNVEIQPQLVLLQKTLLNIEGLGRQLDPDLDLWKTAKPFLERWMHEQVGWKGAWERVKVEAPLWAKMLPDFPRLAHQFLERRALTSNGEQDKLLAMLVLEQRRTNRLLGTAVLLVGGFVAGVVLTHVLGWAGYW, from the coding sequence ATGACCCGCCTCCTGCGCCTTGGCAAGATCCTTTTCGTCATCCTCTACTACGGCCTGGACGAGCTGGTGCTCTCCGGCTTCAGCAGCCGCAGGATCCGCTTCCTGGTTCGGGTCATCACCATCGGGCGCAAGCTCGACATGCCGCGCGGGGTGCGGCTGCGGCTGGCGCTGACGCGCCTGGGCCCGATCTTCGTCAAGTTCGGCCAGGTGCTGTCGACCCGGCGCGACCTGATGCCGCCGGACATTGCCGACGAACTGGCCAAGTTGCAGGACCAGGTGCCGCCGTTCGATTCGGTGGTGGCGGTGAAGATCATCGAGCGCGCGCTGGGGCGGCCGCTGGACCAGCTGTTCGAGACCTTCGAGCACCAGCCGGTAGCCAGCGCGTCGATCGCGCAGGTGCACTTCGCCACGCTCAAGGGCGGCCCCAGCCACGGGCGCGAGGTCGCGGTCAAGGTGCTGCGTCCGGGCATGCTGCCGGTGATCGACAGCGACCTGGCGCTGATGCGCGACATGGCGACCTGGCTCGAGCGCTTCTGGGCCGACGGCAAGCGCCTGAAGCCGCGCGAGGTGGTGGCCGAGTTCGACAAATACCTGCACGACGAGCTCGACCTGATGATCGAGGCGGCCAACGCCAGCCAGCTGCGCCGCAACTTTTCCGATACCAGCCTGCTGCTGGTGCCCGAGGTGTTCTGGGACTGGTGCAGCAGCACGGTGTTCGTGATGGAGCGCATGCACGGCATCCCGATCTCGCGCACCGAATCGCTCAAGGCCGCCGGCGTCGACATGCACCAGCTGGCGGAGGAGGGCGTCGAGATCTTCTTCACCCAGGTGTTCCGCGACGGCTTCTTCCACGCCGACATGCACCCGGGCAACATCTTGGTGTCGGTGCAGCCCGAGACCTTCGGCCGCTATATCGCGCTGGACTTCGGCATCGTCGGCGCGCTGTCCGAATTCGACAAGAACTACCTGGCGCAGAACTTCATCGCCTTCTTCCGCCGCGACTACCACCGCGTGGCGCTGCTGCACGTGGAATCCGGCTGGGTCCCGCCGGAGACCCGCGTGGAAGAGCTGGAAAGCGCGGTGCGCGCCTGCTGCGAGCCGTACTTCGACAAGCCGCTGAAGGAAATCTCGCTGGGCATGGTGCTGATGCGGCTGTTCCAGACTTCGCGCCGCTTCAATGTCGAGATCCAGCCGCAGCTGGTGCTGCTGCAGAAGACGCTGCTCAATATCGAAGGGCTGGGGCGCCAGCTCGACCCCGACCTGGACCTGTGGAAGACCGCCAAGCCGTTCCTGGAACGCTGGATGCATGAACAGGTCGGCTGGAAGGGCGCGTGGGAACGGGTCAAGGTGGAGGCGCCGCTGTGGGCCAAGATGCTGCCCGACTTCCCGCGCCTGGCGCACCAGTTCCTGGAGCGGCGCGCGCTGACCAGCAACGGCGAGCAGGACAAGCTGCTGGCGATGCTGGTGCTGGAGCAGCGCCGCACCAACCGGCTGCTCGGCACCGCGGTGCTGCTGGTCGGCGGCTTTGTCGCCGGCGTCGTGCTGACCCATGTGCTGGGGTGGGCCGGCTACTGGTAG
- the ubiE gene encoding bifunctional demethylmenaquinone methyltransferase/2-methoxy-6-polyprenyl-1,4-benzoquinol methylase UbiE, with protein sequence MSETHFGFEKVDETEKAGKVAGVFHSVAAKYDVMNDLMSGGMHRLWKMFTIAQAGVRPGHRVLDIAGGTGDLAKAFAKQAGPTGQVWLTDINESMLRVGRDRLLNKGIVTPVALCDAEKIPFPDNYFDLVTVAFGLRNMTHKEAALAEMRRVVKPGGKVMVLEFSKVWKPLEKAYDVYSFKVLPWLGERVAGDAPSYRYLAESIRMHPDQVSLVRLMEHAGLENVEYFNLTAGVVALHVGRKY encoded by the coding sequence ATGAGTGAAACCCACTTCGGGTTCGAAAAGGTCGACGAAACCGAAAAGGCCGGCAAGGTTGCCGGCGTGTTCCATTCGGTGGCCGCCAAGTACGACGTGATGAACGACCTGATGTCGGGCGGCATGCACCGGCTGTGGAAGATGTTCACCATCGCCCAGGCCGGGGTGCGCCCGGGCCACAGGGTGCTGGACATTGCCGGCGGCACCGGCGACCTGGCCAAGGCGTTCGCGAAGCAGGCCGGCCCGACCGGCCAGGTCTGGCTGACCGACATCAACGAGTCGATGCTGCGCGTCGGCCGCGACCGGCTGCTGAACAAGGGCATCGTCACGCCGGTGGCGCTGTGCGACGCCGAGAAGATCCCGTTCCCCGACAACTACTTCGACCTGGTCACGGTGGCGTTCGGGCTGCGCAACATGACGCACAAGGAAGCCGCGCTGGCCGAGATGCGCCGCGTGGTCAAGCCGGGCGGCAAGGTCATGGTGCTAGAGTTCTCCAAGGTATGGAAACCGCTGGAGAAGGCCTACGACGTCTATTCTTTCAAGGTGCTGCCGTGGCTGGGCGAACGCGTGGCAGGGGATGCCCCCAGCTATCGCTATCTCGCAGAATCGATCAGAATGCATCCAGACCAGGTTTCACTTGTACGCTTAATGGAACATGCGGGCCTGGAGAATGTCGAATACTTCAATCTGACGGCCGGAGTGGTGGCGCTCCATGTCGGACGCAAGTATTGA
- a CDS encoding FmdB family zinc ribbon protein: MPIYAYRCDACGHGRDVLQKMSDAPLTDCPSCGAAGAFKKQLTAAGFQLKGSGWYVTDFRGGSGGAAAPAAAGATGGAAATASAPAAAEASGGTAAASPAPAAGGCGSACACH, translated from the coding sequence ATGCCGATCTATGCCTACCGTTGCGACGCCTGCGGCCACGGGCGCGATGTGCTGCAGAAAATGAGCGATGCGCCGCTGACGGACTGCCCGTCCTGCGGCGCCGCCGGCGCGTTCAAGAAGCAGCTGACCGCTGCCGGGTTCCAGCTCAAGGGCTCGGGCTGGTATGTGACCGACTTCCGCGGCGGCAGCGGCGGCGCCGCCGCGCCTGCAGCTGCCGGTGCGACCGGCGGCGCCGCGGCGACCGCCAGCGCCCCCGCGGCGGCTGAAGCGTCGGGCGGCACGGCTGCGGCAAGCCCGGCGCCGGCCGCCGGCGGCTGCGGCAGCGCCTGCGCCTGCCACTGA